The Streptomyces avermitilis MA-4680 = NBRC 14893 genome contains a region encoding:
- a CDS encoding aminoglycoside phosphotransferase family protein has translation MPTTPPDGRSGIDAALVSRLIAAQFPQWSGLPVTPVDIDGWDNRTYRLGDDMTARLPTAAGYVPAVTKEHEWLPRLAPSLPVAIPPILAMGVPGEGYPFPWSVRGWLPGERADRGRIDDLSQFAVSVAEFVLALQRCDTTGGPLAGEHSWYRGASPAHYDDETRRCLAALEGRVDTDRAATVWGAALAAPWDGNPVWFHGDVGAGNLLVADGKLAAVIDFGTSGVGDPACDLVIAWGMFSGDSRDAFRRAVGQDEGTWARARGWALWKSLLTLAECIDTDPEQAAVNRRLIGHVLEDHRRFAQPSVA, from the coding sequence ATGCCGACCACTCCCCCGGACGGACGCTCCGGGATCGACGCTGCCCTGGTGAGCCGTCTGATCGCGGCGCAGTTCCCTCAGTGGAGCGGCCTGCCGGTGACCCCGGTGGACATCGACGGCTGGGACAACCGCACCTATCGCCTGGGCGACGACATGACGGCCCGTCTGCCCACCGCCGCCGGCTACGTTCCAGCGGTCACCAAGGAACACGAGTGGCTTCCCAGGCTCGCACCATCGCTGCCGGTCGCCATCCCGCCGATCCTGGCGATGGGCGTCCCGGGTGAGGGATATCCGTTCCCGTGGTCCGTACGCGGCTGGCTCCCCGGTGAGCGAGCCGATCGAGGGCGCATCGACGACCTGTCGCAGTTCGCGGTCTCGGTAGCCGAGTTCGTCCTCGCGCTCCAGCGCTGCGACACCACCGGCGGCCCGCTCGCCGGGGAACACAGCTGGTACCGGGGCGCGTCACCGGCCCATTACGACGACGAGACCCGCCGTTGCCTGGCCGCCCTCGAGGGACGTGTCGACACTGACCGTGCGGCCACCGTCTGGGGCGCCGCCCTCGCCGCCCCGTGGGATGGGAACCCCGTGTGGTTCCACGGCGACGTCGGCGCGGGCAACCTCCTGGTCGCAGACGGGAAACTCGCGGCTGTCATCGACTTCGGCACATCCGGTGTCGGCGATCCGGCCTGCGACCTGGTGATCGCATGGGGGATGTTCTCCGGCGACAGTCGGGACGCGTTCCGCCGTGCTGTCGGCCAAGACGAGGGCACCTGGGCACGGGCTCGCGGGTGGGCTCTCTGGAAAAGCCTGCTGACCCTGGCCGAGTGCATCGACACCGATCCGGAACAGGCCGCCGTCAACCGACGTCTGATCGGTCACGTGCTCGAGGATCACCGCCGCTTCGCCCAGCCAAGCGTGGCGTAG
- a CDS encoding lamin tail domain-containing protein — MSALQSVSARRLTAVALTAGALMSVAALPASADQDRQPHRQRVEISNVHYDAPGRDDRSNRSLNQEWVDITNTGRHSVNLDDWTLSNRDGRTYTFHHLRLEGHSTVRVHTGNGRDTHRDVYQDRRHEVWNDRSDTATLRNDHGRVIDTASWGRGSHERRGGHEGHGHSRR, encoded by the coding sequence ATGTCCGCTTTGCAGTCCGTTTCAGCCCGTCGTCTGACTGCCGTCGCACTGACCGCCGGCGCGTTGATGAGTGTCGCGGCTCTGCCGGCCTCGGCAGACCAGGATCGCCAGCCCCACCGGCAGCGGGTGGAGATCAGCAACGTCCACTACGACGCTCCGGGCCGCGACGACCGCAGCAACCGCTCCCTCAACCAGGAGTGGGTGGACATCACCAACACCGGCCGCCACTCCGTCAACCTCGACGACTGGACCCTGAGCAACCGCGACGGCCGCACCTACACCTTCCACCACCTGCGCCTGGAGGGCCACTCCACCGTCCGGGTCCACACCGGCAACGGCCGGGACACCCACCGTGACGTCTACCAGGATCGCCGCCACGAGGTGTGGAACGACCGCTCCGACACCGCGACGCTGCGCAACGACCACGGTCGTGTCATCGACACGGCGTCCTGGGGGCGCGGCAGCCACGAGCGGCGGGGTGGGCACGAGGGGCACGGTCACAGCCGCCGCTGA
- a CDS encoding YihY/virulence factor BrkB family protein, giving the protein MARLPKIGHKDHEARRSDTTDAAPAPASGRPETAQETDEQFGPDEQVEQAAPEAPTKLPKRSWGAVLKGSLREFKDDELTDRAAALTYYGVLALFPALLVLVSLLGITGKSTTDKVLTNVQKLAPGSARDIITRAVEQLQNNAGTGSVVAIIGLVLAVWSASGYVAAFIRASNAVYDIPEGRPVWKILPIRVGVTVVLMVLAVISALIVVFTGGLARQAGDALGIGDTALTVWSIAKWPVLVILVTLMIAILYWASPNAKVKGWRWITPGSFLALVIWMIASAGFAFYVANFASYNKTYGTMAGVIVFLVWLWITNLAILLGLEFDAETARQRAIIGGHPPKAEPYTQPRDTRAWDEQDRRRMDDV; this is encoded by the coding sequence ATGGCTCGGCTACCGAAAATCGGACACAAGGACCACGAGGCGCGTCGGAGCGACACCACGGATGCCGCCCCCGCCCCCGCCTCCGGCCGTCCGGAGACCGCCCAGGAGACGGACGAGCAGTTCGGTCCGGACGAACAGGTGGAGCAGGCAGCGCCGGAGGCGCCGACGAAGCTGCCCAAACGGTCGTGGGGTGCGGTGCTCAAAGGCAGTCTGCGGGAGTTCAAGGACGATGAGCTGACCGACCGCGCGGCGGCGTTGACGTACTACGGGGTGCTGGCGCTGTTTCCCGCACTGCTGGTGCTGGTGTCGCTGCTGGGCATCACCGGCAAGTCGACCACCGACAAGGTGCTGACCAACGTCCAGAAGCTCGCCCCCGGCTCGGCCCGGGACATCATCACCCGGGCCGTGGAGCAACTGCAGAACAACGCCGGCACCGGCTCGGTCGTGGCCATCATCGGTCTGGTTCTGGCGGTGTGGTCGGCGTCCGGCTACGTGGCGGCGTTCATCCGCGCGTCCAACGCGGTCTACGACATTCCCGAGGGCCGTCCGGTGTGGAAGATCCTGCCCATCCGGGTGGGCGTGACGGTCGTCCTGATGGTGCTGGCCGTGATCAGCGCACTGATCGTGGTCTTCACCGGCGGTCTGGCGCGCCAGGCCGGAGATGCCCTCGGTATCGGTGACACCGCGCTGACCGTGTGGTCGATCGCCAAGTGGCCCGTGCTGGTCATCCTGGTCACGCTCATGATCGCGATCCTGTACTGGGCCAGTCCGAACGCGAAGGTGAAGGGCTGGCGGTGGATCACCCCGGGCAGCTTCCTGGCCCTGGTGATCTGGATGATCGCCTCCGCCGGGTTCGCGTTCTACGTCGCCAACTTCGCCTCGTACAACAAGACCTACGGCACCATGGCAGGCGTCATCGTCTTCCTGGTCTGGCTGTGGATCACCAACCTGGCCATCCTGCTGGGCCTGGAATTCGACGCGGAGACCGCACGTCAGCGCGCCATCATCGGCGGCCACCCGCCCAAGGCCGAGCCGTACACCCAGCCTCGTGACACCCGCGCCTGGGACGAGCAGGACCGACGCCGCATGGACGACGTCTGA
- a CDS encoding VOC family protein, which yields MSHEQQYQDESQLPATTAQLNHTAVYAGDRRLSAEFLAAILGLKVGAPFGPFLPVDLGNGVTLDYYEKTGEPIQSQHYAFLVPDAQFGGMIARLEAVGVTYYADPNHTEPGQINRLFGGRGAYFADPDGHNMEIMTRPYIRP from the coding sequence ATGTCACACGAACAGCAGTACCAGGACGAGTCTCAGCTGCCCGCGACCACCGCCCAGCTGAACCACACCGCCGTCTACGCCGGCGACCGCCGTCTCTCCGCAGAGTTCCTCGCCGCGATTCTCGGGTTGAAGGTCGGCGCTCCGTTCGGGCCGTTCCTGCCCGTCGACCTCGGCAACGGCGTGACGCTCGACTACTACGAGAAGACCGGCGAGCCGATCCAGTCGCAGCACTACGCGTTCCTCGTGCCCGACGCGCAGTTCGGCGGCATGATCGCCCGTCTGGAGGCGGTCGGGGTCACCTACTACGCCGACCCCAACCACACCGAACCCGGCCAGATCAACCGTCTCTTCGGCGGTCGCGGCGCGTACTTCGCCGACCCGGACGGCCACAACATGGAGATCATGACCCGGCCCTACATCCGGCCTTAA
- a CDS encoding tyrosine-protein phosphatase, which yields MNRHISFERLHNFRDLGGYTTADGRVVRWGRLFRSDSLGKLTGEEWERFLALGIGTVIDLRYPWEIDAKGRVPEHPAFTYHNLSIEHRPYDQAGLGPDVETGPFLAEKYMEVAHDGVKELRQVVEVIAAVATSTDESVVFHCASGKDRTGLVAALVLALLGVPESQIVEDFTLTELATERLLADWRADHPGQEPTWPGYGRAPADVMRLFLDALTHQHGSMADYARDLLRIDEGLIAALRRNLLEPAAEPELTFRRADHRDLPELVRLRDSAARWQIARGIDQWKPGQLGEDHFRARLADGEIWIATLGPTGPTAGAWELWWDDPAAWGPQPPSAGYVHRLMTDRRTAPPGTGRLMLAEAERRIAETGRTLCRLDCLASNPRLRQYYETAGYTVVGEQSSKDGGLGNTYAVTLLEKTVPEALTPRSTKPAR from the coding sequence GTGAACAGACACATATCTTTCGAACGACTGCACAACTTCCGTGACCTGGGCGGCTATACGACCGCGGACGGACGCGTGGTGCGGTGGGGGCGGCTGTTCCGCTCCGACTCACTGGGCAAGCTCACGGGCGAGGAGTGGGAACGCTTTCTCGCCCTCGGTATCGGCACGGTCATCGACCTGCGCTACCCCTGGGAGATCGACGCCAAGGGACGCGTCCCCGAGCACCCGGCGTTCACCTATCACAACCTCAGCATCGAGCACCGTCCCTACGATCAAGCGGGCCTCGGGCCGGATGTGGAGACCGGGCCGTTCCTCGCCGAGAAGTACATGGAAGTGGCCCACGACGGCGTCAAGGAACTGCGTCAGGTCGTCGAAGTGATCGCGGCCGTCGCCACCTCCACAGACGAGTCCGTGGTGTTCCACTGTGCGTCCGGCAAGGACCGCACCGGGCTGGTGGCCGCACTCGTCCTGGCTCTCCTGGGCGTCCCCGAGTCGCAGATCGTCGAGGACTTCACCCTCACCGAACTCGCCACCGAACGCCTGCTGGCCGACTGGCGGGCCGACCATCCCGGCCAGGAACCGACCTGGCCCGGCTACGGACGTGCCCCCGCCGATGTCATGCGCCTGTTCCTCGACGCGCTGACGCACCAGCACGGATCGATGGCCGATTACGCCCGCGACCTGTTGAGGATCGACGAGGGCCTGATCGCGGCCCTGCGCCGCAACCTGCTCGAACCAGCCGCGGAACCCGAATTGACCTTCCGGCGCGCGGACCACCGCGACCTGCCGGAACTCGTCCGTCTCCGCGACAGCGCCGCCCGCTGGCAGATCGCCCGCGGGATCGACCAGTGGAAGCCGGGACAACTCGGCGAGGATCACTTCCGGGCGCGGCTGGCCGACGGCGAGATCTGGATCGCCACCCTCGGCCCCACCGGCCCGACCGCCGGTGCCTGGGAACTGTGGTGGGACGATCCCGCGGCCTGGGGCCCACAGCCCCCGAGCGCCGGGTATGTGCACCGGCTGATGACCGACCGGCGCACCGCACCGCCGGGCACCGGACGCCTGATGCTCGCCGAGGCCGAACGCCGCATCGCCGAGACCGGCCGGACCTTGTGCCGTCTGGACTGCCTGGCCAGCAACCCGCGGCTACGGCAGTACTACGAGACAGCGGGGTACACGGTCGTCGGCGAGCAGTCGTCGAAGGACGGCGGCCTGGGCAACACCTACGCGGTGACGCTGCTGGAGAAAACAGTTCCGGAGGCACTGACCCCGCGGAGCACGAAACCGGCTCGCTGA